The region TGTATGTGATCATTCTGATGGGCTCGGTGTTTGGCCGCAGCTTCGGCCTGCTGCTGTTCATCTACGCCATCTTCAACTGGATCAGTATTTCCTACTATATGCGGGCCGAGTTTCTGAAGCTGCGCCAAACCGCCTTTGTCGAGGCCGCCAGGTGTCTGGGCATTCCGAGCTTTCGGATCATCGTTCGTCACATCCTGCCCAACTCGCTGGTGCCGATTATTACCTTTTTTCCGTTTTCCCTGGTTGGCGCGATCGGCGCGCTCAGCGCGCTCGACTACCTGGGCTTCGGCCTGCCGCCGCCGACCCCGAGCTGGGGTGAGCTGCTCAGCCAGGCCCAGGTCCACACCGACGCCTGGTACCTGATTGTCTACCCGTTCGCCGCCCTGTTTTCGGTCATTCTGCTGGGCGTGTTTGTCGGTGAGGGTGTGCGCAGCGCGTTCGACCCCCGCAGCGCCAGCCGTCTGGAGTAGAGCCTGTGGTGTTGGAAGTCAAAGAGCTGACCGTTCAGTTTGCAACCGAAGCCGGGCTGCTGACCGCAGTCGAGGACGTGTCGTTCGAGGTCAAGGCAGGCGAGGTGGTCGGGATCGTGGGTGAATCGGGCTGCGGCAAGTCGGTCACCGCGCTGAGCATCCTGCGCCTGATTCCCCGTCCGCCGGGACGTTTCGCGCGCGGCCGGATTGTGTTCAAGGGCCAGGATTTGCTGTCGCTGCCGCTTGGCGCGCTGCGCCAGATTCGGGGCAAGCAGATCGGCATGATTTTCCAGGAGCCGATGACCGCCCTGTCCCCGCTCAAACGGGTCGGCCGCCAGATGGTCGAAATCCTGCGCGTCCACGAGCCCGGGCTGAGCAAAGCCCA is a window of Desulfurellaceae bacterium DNA encoding:
- a CDS encoding ABC transporter permease subunit, giving the protein YVIILMGSVFGRSFGLLLFIYAIFNWISISYYMRAEFLKLRQTAFVEAARCLGIPSFRIIVRHILPNSLVPIITFFPFSLVGAIGALSALDYLGFGLPPPTPSWGELLSQAQVHTDAWYLIVYPFAALFSVILLGVFVGEGVRSAFDPRSASRLE
- a CDS encoding ABC transporter ATP-binding protein, with protein sequence MLEVKELTVQFATEAGLLTAVEDVSFEVKAGEVVGIVGESGCGKSVTALSILRLIPRPPGRFARGRIVFKGQDLLSLPLGALRQIRGKQIGMIFQEPMTALSPLKRVGRQMVEILRVHEPGLSKAQARATAIRWLDSVGIPEPAERMHSYPFQLSGGMRQRVMIAMALMLHPALLIADEPTTALDVTIQAQVFELIREMKADDTS